The following proteins come from a genomic window of Bradyrhizobium paxllaeri:
- the hemJ gene encoding protoporphyrinogen oxidase HemJ — MYEFTILTAYPWIKALHIIAVISWMAGMLYLPRLFVYHCEAEIGSKQSETFKVMERRLLKAIINPAMIVTWLAGLYLVWSGDWYRYGWFHAKLTLVLILSGVHGFFARWVKDFAADRNTRSQKFYRIINEVPTVLMIFIVILVVVKPF, encoded by the coding sequence ATGTACGAGTTCACCATCCTTACGGCGTATCCCTGGATCAAGGCACTGCACATAATTGCCGTCATCTCGTGGATGGCCGGCATGCTCTATCTGCCGCGGCTGTTCGTCTATCATTGCGAGGCCGAGATCGGATCGAAGCAGTCCGAGACCTTCAAGGTGATGGAAAGGAGATTGCTGAAGGCAATCATCAATCCTGCGATGATCGTCACCTGGCTGGCCGGCCTTTACCTGGTCTGGAGCGGGGATTGGTACAGGTACGGCTGGTTTCACGCCAAGCTGACGCTGGTGCTCATCCTGTCCGGCGTCCACGGGTTTTTTGCCCGCTGGGTCAAGGATTTCGCCGCCGACCGGAACACCAGAAGTCAGAAATTCTATCGTATTATCAATGAGGTGCCGACCGTCCTGATGATCTTTATAGTCATCCTGGTCGTCGTGAAGCCGTTCTAG